One genomic window of Fusarium verticillioides 7600 chromosome 2, whole genome shotgun sequence includes the following:
- a CDS encoding hypothetical protein (At least one base has a quality score < 10), translating to MAWDLEIGTPCWVATGDVEMHRQSVTPRRATPKYFQIPDKIDMPGAIYEDLLEDVREGLEEIFDHPGSRAPFIPGYQDRADAIARAKLLREHGQKCPNVMMVHLRPPSGVISHRELNVYARKVAYNGEGLRVAKKKVYVICEPFTKRNIDRVEPVQFE from the coding sequence ATGGCATGGGATTTGGAGATCGGAACGCCTTGCTGGGTCGCAACCGGTGACGTCGAGATGCACAGACAGAGCGTCACGCCCCGTCGAGCTACACCCAAGTACTTCCAAATCCCTGACAAGATCGACATGCCTGGAGCAATATACGAAGACCTTCTCGAGGACGTTCGAGAAGGTCTGGAGGAGATCTTTGATCACCCAGGCTCCCGTGCACCATTCATACCTGGATATCAAGATCGTGCTGATGCGATCGCTCGTGCGAAGCTGTTGCGCGAACACGGCCAGAAATGCCCAAATGTCATGATGGTCCATCTGAGGCCTCCCTCTGGAGTCATTTCTCATCGAGAATTGAATGTTTATGCGCGCAAGGTTGCTTACAATGGAGAGGGATTGAGGgtagcgaagaagaaggtttaTGTAATTTGTGAGCCTTTCACCAAGAGAAACATTGATCGCGTCGAGCCGGTTCAGTTTGAGTGA